The Malus domestica chromosome 13, GDT2T_hap1 genome includes a window with the following:
- the LOC114820643 gene encoding mitogen-activated protein kinase 12-like isoform X3: MLDKEFFTEYGEASQYEIQEVIGKGSYGVVASAVDTHTGEKVAIKKINDVFEHVSDATRILREIKLLRLLHHPDIVEIRHIMLPPCRREFKDIYVVFELMESDLHQVIKANDDLTPEHYQFFLYQLLRALKYIHTANVFHRDLKPKNILANADCKLKICDFGLARAACNDAPSTIFWTDYVATRWYRAPELCGSFFSKYTPAIDIWSIGCIFAEMLTGKPLFPGKNVVHQLDLITDLLGTPPTESIARIRNEKARRYLSSMRRKKPVPLSQKIPNADPLALRLLERLLAFDARDRPSAEEALADPYFVGLANLDQEPSRQPISKLEFEFERSRLTKDDVRELIYREILEYHPKMLQDYLQGSDNIGFMYPSGVDRFRRQFEHLEAHYGKGERSTALQRKHASLPRERVCMSQDEAAEQNGNVKKSTTASVGRAAVHSPQRSQEVKVPEPTYQNGSTIPNGVNNPNHSPHSLWRSDSISASKCVVMKSQYCEEDRIAGRNEEMVNVLS, encoded by the exons ATGCTGGACAAGGAATTTTTCACAGAATATGGTGAGGCGAGCCAGTACGAAATCCAGGAAGTGATTGGGAAAGGTAGCTATGGAGTTGTTGCATCTGCAGTTGACACTCACACGGGTGAGAAAGTGGCCATTAAGAAGATCAACGACGTCTTCGAGCATGTCTCCGATGCTACGAGGATTTTGCGCGAAATTAAGCTCCTTCGGCTGCTGCATCACCCTGATATTGTCGAAATCAGGCATATAATGCTACCCCCTTGCCGGCGAGAATTTAAAGACATATACGTTGTGTTTGAGTTGATGGAATCTGACCTTCACCAAGTTATTAAGGCGAATGATGATCTCACTCCCGAGCATTATCAGTTCTTCTTGTACCAGCTTCTTCGCGCCCTCAAGTATATACATACAG CAAATGTCTTCCATCGAGATTTGAAGCCGAAAAATATACTTGCTAATGCAGACTGCAAACTGAAAATTTGTGACTTTGGGCTCGCTCGTGCTGCGTGTAATGACGCTCCATCAACCATTTTTTGGACT GATTATGTGGCAACTCGATGGTACCGTGCTCCTGAACTCTGTGGTTCCTTTTTCTCCAAG TACACCCCTGCTATTGATATATGGAGCATAGGGTGCATATTTGCAGAAATGCTAACAGGAAAACCGTTGTTTCCCGGGAAAAATGTTGTGCATCAATTGGATCTCATTACCGACTTACTTGGCACTCCTCCCACTGAATCTATTGCAAGG ATTCGGAACGAAAAGGCCAGAAGATATTTAAGTAGCATGAGGAGAAAGAAACCAGTTCCTCTCtcgcaaaaaatcccaaatgcgGACCCATTGGCTCTTCGTTTGCTTGAGCGTTTGCTTGCTTTTGATGCTAGAGATCGTCCTTCTGCTGAAGAG GCCTTAGCAGACCCATATTTTGTTGGATTGGCAAATTTGGACCAGGAACCGTCCAGACAGCCCATTTCAAAGCTCGAGTTTGAGTTCGAGAGGAGTAGATTGACAAAAGATGATGTGAGAGAGCTAATTTATAGAGAG ATTTTGGAGTATCATCCGAAGATGCTGCAGGATTACCTTCAAGGTTCAGATAATATTGGCTTCATGTATCCAAG TGGAGTTGATCGATTTAGACGACAGTTTGAGCATCTTGAGGCACACTACGGCAAAGGTGAAAGAAGCACTGCGCTTCAAAGGAAGCATGCCTCGTTACCTAG GGAACGAGTGTGTATGTCGCAGGATGAGGCTGCGGAGCAAAATGGTAACGTTAAAAAGAGTACAACGGCTTCAGTGGGTCGTGCAGCTGTTCATAGCCCTCAAAGGTCTCAGGAGGTAAAAGTACCAGAACCAACATATCAAAATGGATCAACTATACCGAATGGCGTTAATAATCCAAACCATAGTCCCCACAGCCTGTGGAGGAGCGATAGCATTAGCGCTTCGAAGTGTGTGGTTATGAAAAGCCAGTACTGCGAG GAAGATCGAATTGCAGGGCGAAACGAAGAGATGGTCAACGTGCTGTCGTAG
- the LOC114820643 gene encoding mitogen-activated protein kinase 9-like isoform X1, with translation MDGIRRWFQGLSSSSADHGDVSLNDAVERPPPSSASTDEEQRELMMTVDLDMSGLTPIKVPMRTNHRVATMDHHKKMLDKEFFTEYGEASQYEIQEVIGKGSYGVVASAVDTHTGEKVAIKKINDVFEHVSDATRILREIKLLRLLHHPDIVEIRHIMLPPCRREFKDIYVVFELMESDLHQVIKANDDLTPEHYQFFLYQLLRALKYIHTANVFHRDLKPKNILANADCKLKICDFGLARAACNDAPSTIFWTDYVATRWYRAPELCGSFFSKYTPAIDIWSIGCIFAEMLTGKPLFPGKNVVHQLDLITDLLGTPPTESIARIRNEKARRYLSSMRRKKPVPLSQKIPNADPLALRLLERLLAFDARDRPSAEEALADPYFVGLANLDQEPSRQPISKLEFEFERSRLTKDDVRELIYREILEYHPKMLQDYLQGSDNIGFMYPSGVDRFRRQFEHLEAHYGKGERSTALQRKHASLPRERVCMSQDEAAEQNGNVKKSTTASVGRAAVHSPQRSQEVKVPEPTYQNGSTIPNGVNNPNHSPHSLWRSDSISASKCVVMKSQYCEEDRIAGRNEEMVNVLS, from the exons ATGGATGGCATTCGCCGCTGGTTTCAGggcctttcttcttcttccgccgATCACGGTGATGTTTCCTTAAACGACGCCGTCGAACGGCCACCGCCGTCATCGGCCAGCACTGATGAGGAGCAGAGGGAGTTGATGATGACGGTGGACCTGGACATGAGTGGATTGACGCCCATCAAGGTGCCGATGAGGACCAATCACAGAGTCGCCACTATGGACCATCATAAG AAGATGCTGGACAAGGAATTTTTCACAGAATATGGTGAGGCGAGCCAGTACGAAATCCAGGAAGTGATTGGGAAAGGTAGCTATGGAGTTGTTGCATCTGCAGTTGACACTCACACGGGTGAGAAAGTGGCCATTAAGAAGATCAACGACGTCTTCGAGCATGTCTCCGATGCTACGAGGATTTTGCGCGAAATTAAGCTCCTTCGGCTGCTGCATCACCCTGATATTGTCGAAATCAGGCATATAATGCTACCCCCTTGCCGGCGAGAATTTAAAGACATATACGTTGTGTTTGAGTTGATGGAATCTGACCTTCACCAAGTTATTAAGGCGAATGATGATCTCACTCCCGAGCATTATCAGTTCTTCTTGTACCAGCTTCTTCGCGCCCTCAAGTATATACATACAG CAAATGTCTTCCATCGAGATTTGAAGCCGAAAAATATACTTGCTAATGCAGACTGCAAACTGAAAATTTGTGACTTTGGGCTCGCTCGTGCTGCGTGTAATGACGCTCCATCAACCATTTTTTGGACT GATTATGTGGCAACTCGATGGTACCGTGCTCCTGAACTCTGTGGTTCCTTTTTCTCCAAG TACACCCCTGCTATTGATATATGGAGCATAGGGTGCATATTTGCAGAAATGCTAACAGGAAAACCGTTGTTTCCCGGGAAAAATGTTGTGCATCAATTGGATCTCATTACCGACTTACTTGGCACTCCTCCCACTGAATCTATTGCAAGG ATTCGGAACGAAAAGGCCAGAAGATATTTAAGTAGCATGAGGAGAAAGAAACCAGTTCCTCTCtcgcaaaaaatcccaaatgcgGACCCATTGGCTCTTCGTTTGCTTGAGCGTTTGCTTGCTTTTGATGCTAGAGATCGTCCTTCTGCTGAAGAG GCCTTAGCAGACCCATATTTTGTTGGATTGGCAAATTTGGACCAGGAACCGTCCAGACAGCCCATTTCAAAGCTCGAGTTTGAGTTCGAGAGGAGTAGATTGACAAAAGATGATGTGAGAGAGCTAATTTATAGAGAG ATTTTGGAGTATCATCCGAAGATGCTGCAGGATTACCTTCAAGGTTCAGATAATATTGGCTTCATGTATCCAAG TGGAGTTGATCGATTTAGACGACAGTTTGAGCATCTTGAGGCACACTACGGCAAAGGTGAAAGAAGCACTGCGCTTCAAAGGAAGCATGCCTCGTTACCTAG GGAACGAGTGTGTATGTCGCAGGATGAGGCTGCGGAGCAAAATGGTAACGTTAAAAAGAGTACAACGGCTTCAGTGGGTCGTGCAGCTGTTCATAGCCCTCAAAGGTCTCAGGAGGTAAAAGTACCAGAACCAACATATCAAAATGGATCAACTATACCGAATGGCGTTAATAATCCAAACCATAGTCCCCACAGCCTGTGGAGGAGCGATAGCATTAGCGCTTCGAAGTGTGTGGTTATGAAAAGCCAGTACTGCGAG GAAGATCGAATTGCAGGGCGAAACGAAGAGATGGTCAACGTGCTGTCGTAG
- the LOC114820643 gene encoding mitogen-activated protein kinase 9-like isoform X2, with protein sequence MDGIRRWFQGLSSSSADHGDVSLNDAVERPPPSSASTDEEQRELMMTVDLDMSGLTPIKVPMRTNHRVATMDHHKMLDKEFFTEYGEASQYEIQEVIGKGSYGVVASAVDTHTGEKVAIKKINDVFEHVSDATRILREIKLLRLLHHPDIVEIRHIMLPPCRREFKDIYVVFELMESDLHQVIKANDDLTPEHYQFFLYQLLRALKYIHTANVFHRDLKPKNILANADCKLKICDFGLARAACNDAPSTIFWTDYVATRWYRAPELCGSFFSKYTPAIDIWSIGCIFAEMLTGKPLFPGKNVVHQLDLITDLLGTPPTESIARIRNEKARRYLSSMRRKKPVPLSQKIPNADPLALRLLERLLAFDARDRPSAEEALADPYFVGLANLDQEPSRQPISKLEFEFERSRLTKDDVRELIYREILEYHPKMLQDYLQGSDNIGFMYPSGVDRFRRQFEHLEAHYGKGERSTALQRKHASLPRERVCMSQDEAAEQNGNVKKSTTASVGRAAVHSPQRSQEVKVPEPTYQNGSTIPNGVNNPNHSPHSLWRSDSISASKCVVMKSQYCEEDRIAGRNEEMVNVLS encoded by the exons ATGGATGGCATTCGCCGCTGGTTTCAGggcctttcttcttcttccgccgATCACGGTGATGTTTCCTTAAACGACGCCGTCGAACGGCCACCGCCGTCATCGGCCAGCACTGATGAGGAGCAGAGGGAGTTGATGATGACGGTGGACCTGGACATGAGTGGATTGACGCCCATCAAGGTGCCGATGAGGACCAATCACAGAGTCGCCACTATGGACCATCATAAG ATGCTGGACAAGGAATTTTTCACAGAATATGGTGAGGCGAGCCAGTACGAAATCCAGGAAGTGATTGGGAAAGGTAGCTATGGAGTTGTTGCATCTGCAGTTGACACTCACACGGGTGAGAAAGTGGCCATTAAGAAGATCAACGACGTCTTCGAGCATGTCTCCGATGCTACGAGGATTTTGCGCGAAATTAAGCTCCTTCGGCTGCTGCATCACCCTGATATTGTCGAAATCAGGCATATAATGCTACCCCCTTGCCGGCGAGAATTTAAAGACATATACGTTGTGTTTGAGTTGATGGAATCTGACCTTCACCAAGTTATTAAGGCGAATGATGATCTCACTCCCGAGCATTATCAGTTCTTCTTGTACCAGCTTCTTCGCGCCCTCAAGTATATACATACAG CAAATGTCTTCCATCGAGATTTGAAGCCGAAAAATATACTTGCTAATGCAGACTGCAAACTGAAAATTTGTGACTTTGGGCTCGCTCGTGCTGCGTGTAATGACGCTCCATCAACCATTTTTTGGACT GATTATGTGGCAACTCGATGGTACCGTGCTCCTGAACTCTGTGGTTCCTTTTTCTCCAAG TACACCCCTGCTATTGATATATGGAGCATAGGGTGCATATTTGCAGAAATGCTAACAGGAAAACCGTTGTTTCCCGGGAAAAATGTTGTGCATCAATTGGATCTCATTACCGACTTACTTGGCACTCCTCCCACTGAATCTATTGCAAGG ATTCGGAACGAAAAGGCCAGAAGATATTTAAGTAGCATGAGGAGAAAGAAACCAGTTCCTCTCtcgcaaaaaatcccaaatgcgGACCCATTGGCTCTTCGTTTGCTTGAGCGTTTGCTTGCTTTTGATGCTAGAGATCGTCCTTCTGCTGAAGAG GCCTTAGCAGACCCATATTTTGTTGGATTGGCAAATTTGGACCAGGAACCGTCCAGACAGCCCATTTCAAAGCTCGAGTTTGAGTTCGAGAGGAGTAGATTGACAAAAGATGATGTGAGAGAGCTAATTTATAGAGAG ATTTTGGAGTATCATCCGAAGATGCTGCAGGATTACCTTCAAGGTTCAGATAATATTGGCTTCATGTATCCAAG TGGAGTTGATCGATTTAGACGACAGTTTGAGCATCTTGAGGCACACTACGGCAAAGGTGAAAGAAGCACTGCGCTTCAAAGGAAGCATGCCTCGTTACCTAG GGAACGAGTGTGTATGTCGCAGGATGAGGCTGCGGAGCAAAATGGTAACGTTAAAAAGAGTACAACGGCTTCAGTGGGTCGTGCAGCTGTTCATAGCCCTCAAAGGTCTCAGGAGGTAAAAGTACCAGAACCAACATATCAAAATGGATCAACTATACCGAATGGCGTTAATAATCCAAACCATAGTCCCCACAGCCTGTGGAGGAGCGATAGCATTAGCGCTTCGAAGTGTGTGGTTATGAAAAGCCAGTACTGCGAG GAAGATCGAATTGCAGGGCGAAACGAAGAGATGGTCAACGTGCTGTCGTAG